Proteins from one Setaria italica strain Yugu1 chromosome V, Setaria_italica_v2.0, whole genome shotgun sequence genomic window:
- the LOC101758269 gene encoding uncharacterized protein At1g04910: MVAVGGGGGRRRRAWRWAMRAAASAVLWTAVVQLASIAGLFRPRVLADCGGGGGGAGGGGGAAAGLAALAGEDSVAARLSPPALVPKRIYKSNGYLRVTCNGGLNQMRAGICDMVTIARHLNLTLVVPELDKRSFWADPSDFGDIFDVDHFINSLRDELMIVKELPLKLQLRTKKRLYSMPPVSWSNETYYLKRILPLAMKHKVIHFEKSDARLANNGLPVQLQMLRCRVNFEALRFTPQIEALGRKLISTLQRSGKFVVLHLRYEMDMLSFSGCTHGCSSKETEELTRMRYAYPWWKEKEIDSEAKRLQGLCPLTPEEITLVLKALGFTKDTLIYIASGEIYGGERRLAALKTAYPKLVRKEKILSPDELRPFQNHSTQMAALDYMVSLASDIFIPSYDGNMARVVEGHRRHMGFRKTIVLDRKKLVELLDLFQGGALSWDEFSDAVKEAHKSRMGQPTERKIMPGQPKEEDYFYANPQECLGSNGGLRDIS, from the exons ATGGTGGCCGTCGGTggcggaggggggcggcggaggcgggcgtggCGGTGGGCCAtgcgggcggcggccagcgccgtGCTGTGGACCGCGGTCGTGCAGCTCGCCTCCATCGCCGGGCTGTTCCGGCCGCGCGTCCTCgcggactgcggcggcggcggcggcggtgcgggaggcggagggggcgccgccgcggggctcgccgcgctcgccggcgaggaCAGCGTCGCCGCGAggctctcgccgccggcgctcgtGCCCAAGA GAATTTATAAAAGCAATGGTTATCTACGAGTGACTTGCAATGGTGGCCTCAATCAAATGCGAGCTGGG ATATGTGATATGGTGACTATAGCCCGCCATCTAAATTTAACGCTAGTGGTCCCTGAACTGGACAAAAGGTCTTTCTGGGCTGATCCAAG TGATTTTGGAGATATTTTTGATGTGGATCACTTCATTAATTCCCTGAGAGATGAGCTGATGATTGTCAAAGAACTGCCTTTGAAACTTCAGTTAAGAACTAAGAAGAGACTATACTCGATGCCTCCTGTCAGCTGGTCGAATGAAACATACTACCTAAAGCGG ATTTTACCTCTGGCAATGAAGCACAAAGTGATCCATTTTGAGAAATCAGATGCTCGCCTTGCAAACAATGGCCTTCCAGTTCAGCTCCAGATGCTGCGTTGCCGTGTAAACTTTGAGGCTTTGAGATTCACCCCACAGATTGAGGCCCTTGGCAGGAAACTTATCTCCACCCTACAGAGAAGTGGGAAATTTGTTGTGCTTCACTTGCGCTATGAAATGGACATGCTGTCCTTTTCAGGTTGCACACATGGCTGTTCTAGTAAAGAAACTGAGGAGCTCACTAGAATGAG ATACGCTTATCCATGgtggaaggaaaaggagatcGATTCTGAAGCGAAGAGGCTTCAGGGACTTTGCCCTCTCACACCAGAGGAAATTACTCTAGTTCTTAAAGCTCTAGGATTCACAAAGGATACACTGATATACATTGCTTCTGGTGAAATTTATGGTGGGGAAAGGCGCTTGGCTGCACTCAAGACTGCATACCCTAAACTA GTAAGGAAGGAGAAAATTTTATCTCCTGATGAACTGCGGCCATTCCAGAACCATTCAACCCAGATGGCAGCACTGGATTACATGGTTTCTCTAGCAAGCGATATTTTCATTCCCAGCTATGATGGAAATATGGCAAGGGTTGTTGAAGGTCATCGCAG GCACATGGGTTTTCGCAAGACCATTGTATTGGACAGAAAGAAGCTTGTTGAACTCTTGGACCTTTTCCAAGGAGGTGCGCTATCTTGGGATGAATTCTCAGATGCAGTGAAGGAGGCACACAAGAGCCGCATGGGCCAACCTACAGAACGAAAGATCATGCCTGGCCAGCCCAAGGAAGAGGACTATTTCTATGCTAATCCTCAAGAATGCCTGGGCTCCAATGGTGGATTAAGAGACATTTCCTGA
- the LOC101759345 gene encoding uncharacterized protein LOC101759345 → MGFGVVSLLNAVFRRMFTSAGLRPGSATVDADDTTIHFWAHPSLLQPPSSEQQQPPRPVVVLIHGFGPDPTWQWAAQAGPLSRHFDLVVPTLLFFGASATRGPARSDAFQAAALAALLTGEAHLPGAAGRTVHVVGTSYGGLVAYHLARELHGRGAATPVAVGKVALCDSDACKGADDDRALAARSGVGEVTELLAPADTRALRRLMAICAHRPIKYIPECLLRDMLRKYFADKREDKIALIKGITTGEGFPLTPLSQEVLIIWGEFDQIFPVEKAHKMKEKLGEKATVKVIPNAGHLPQQEDPKLFNQILLDFLLHPSTSNGSAAAK, encoded by the exons ATGGGGTTCGGCGTGGTGTCCCTGCTCAACGCCGTGTTCCGCCGCATGTTCACCTCGGCGGGCCTCCGCCCCGGCTCCGCCACCGTCGACGCCGACGACACCACCATCCACTTCTGGGcccacccctccctcctccagcCCCCCTCctcggagcagcagcagccgccgcggccggtggtggtgctgaTCCACGGCTTCGGCCCGGACCCGACGTGGCAgtgggcggcgcaggcgggtCCGCTGTCCCGCCACTTCGACCTGGTGGTCCCGACGCTCCTCTTCTTCGGCGCCTCCGCCACGCGGGGCCCCGCTCGCTCCGACGCCTTCcaggccgccgccctcgccgcgcttCTCACCGGCGAAGCCCAtctccccggcgccgccgggcggaCCGTGCACGTGGTGGGCACCAGCTACGGCGGGCTCGTGGCGTACCACCTGGCGCGGGAGCTGCACGGCCGCGGTGCCGCGAcgccggtggcggtggggaaGGTGGCGCTGTGCGACTCGGACGCGTGCAAGGGCGCCGACGACGACCGCGCGCTGGCGGCGAGGAGTGGCGTGGGCGAGGTGACGGAGCTGCTGGCCCCCGCCGACACCCGGGCGCTGCGGCGGCTGATGGCCATCTGCGCCCACCGCCCCATCAAGTACATCCCCGAGTGCCTCCTCCGCGACATGCTCCGG AAGTACTTCGCGGACAAGAGGGAGGACAAGATAGCGCTCATCAAGGGAATCACCACCGGGGAAGGCTTCCCGCTGACTCCTCTGTCCCAG GAGGTCTTGATCATCTGGGGCGAGTTCGACCAGATCTTCCCTGTCGAGAAAGCGCACAAGATGAAAGA GAAGCTTGGGGAGAAGGCGACGGTGAAGGTGATCCCGAACGCGGGCCACCTGCCGCAGCAGGAGGATCCCAAGCTCTTCAACCAAATCCTCCTCGACTTCTTGCTGCACCCTTCCACCTCTaacggcagcgccgccgccaaaTAG
- the LOC101758945 gene encoding uncharacterized protein LOC101758945: protein MGFGVVSLLDAAFRRAFTSAGLRPGSAAVDADTTVHFWAHRSLLLPSSTAAATTDQQRPVVVLIHGFGPGPTWQWAAQVGPLSRHFDLVVPTLLFFGASRTRAPARSEASQAAAVAALLTGGRHLPGLVGPGRPALHVVGASYGGIVAYHLTRALLQHGGGVTVGKVVLCDSDVTKGPEDDRALAARGGVEEVTELMVPADTKVMRRLTALSFHRPPKYMPECIARDLLRKSLEDRREEKIELIKGMTTAEGSQLTPLPLDVLIIWGEFDQIFPLEKAYKVKEKLGEKATVKLIPNSGHLPAQEEPKLFNPVLLEFLLQPSNSNGSATVATGVV, encoded by the exons ATGGGGTTCGGCGTGGTGTCCCTGCTCGACGCGGCGTTCCGGCGCGCGTTCAcctccgccggcctccgccccggctccgccgccgtggACGCCGACACCACCGTCCACTTCTGGGCCCACCGCTCCCTACTCCTGCCTtcttcgacggcggcggcgaccacggATCAGcagcggccggtggtggtgctcATCCACGGCTTCGGCCCGGGCCCCACGTGGCAGTGGGCGGCGCAGGTGGGCCCGCTGTCCCGCCACTTCGACCTGGTGGTCCCCACGCTCCTCTTCTTCGGCGCCTCCCGCACGCGCGCCCCGGCCCGGTCCGAGGCCTcccaggccgccgccgtcgccgcgctcctcaCCGGCGGgcgccacctccccggcctcgtcggccccggccgcccggcgCTGCACGTGGTCGGCGCCAGCTACGGCGGGATCGTCGCGTACCACCTGACCCGCGCGTTGCTGcaacacggcggcggcgtgacggTGGGGAAGGTGGTGCTCTGCGACTCCGACGTGACCAAGGGACCGGAGGACGACCGCGCCCtggcggcgaggggcggcgtggaggaggtgaCGGAGCTGATGGTGCCCGCGGACACCAAGGTGATGCGGCGGCTGACGGCGCTCTCCTTCCACCGCCCGCCCAAGTACATGCCCGAGTGCATCGCCCGCGACCTCCTCCGG AAATCCTTGGAGGACCGAAGAGAGGAGAAGATCGAGCTCATCAAAGGGATGACCACGGCAGAAGGCTCCCAGCTTACTCCTCTGCCTCTG GATGTGTTGATCATATGGGGAGAGTTCGACCAGATCTTCCCGCTGGAGAAAGCATACAAAGTGAAAGA GAAGCTTGGGGAGAAGGCTACGGTGAAGTTGATTCCGAACTCGGGGCACCTGCCGGCGCAGGAGGAGCCCAAGCTCTTCAACCCCGTCCTCCTCGAATTCCTGCTGCAGCCTTCCAACTCCAACGGCAGCGCCACCGTCGCCACCGGTGTAGTGTAG
- the LOC105914489 gene encoding autophagy-related protein 18d → MSSQVSTSRGLHPPGKLGAFESSHVWPLSAPTSQPGAGLGDDQDVRLLSVAWNQDCGCFAAGTSNGFRIFNCEPFKETFRRDLKSGGFGIVEMLFRCNILALVGGGSNVQYPPNKVMIWDDHQSRCIGEFAFRSDVRAVKLAKDYIVIVLERKIYVYNFTDLKLLYQIDTLSNPKGLCCLSHHSNTSVLACPGVHQGHVRVEHFGLKMTKTIPAHDSNISCMALTMDGLLLATASTKGTLIRIFNTMDGTRLQEVRRGLDKAEIYSIALSPNVQWLAVSSDKGTVHIFSLRVRVAGEDSSNEQHTLEGPRMDHQNSSSSIDPLIQTNTGSNASSSLSFMRGILPKYFSSEWSFAQFHLPEVTRYIVAFGAQNTVMMVGLDGSFYRCSFDQVNGGQMLQKEYFRFLKSDSPPFRTSAS, encoded by the exons ATGAGCTCACAAGTCTCCACATCACGGGGGTTACACCCGCCTGGCAAACTTGGGGCATTTGAGTCGTCACATGTCTGGCCGCTGTCCGCACCTACGAGCCAGCCCGGAGCAGGTCTTGGTGACGACCAGGATGTCAGGCTGTTGTCAGTTGCTTGGAATCAGGACTGTGGATGCTTTGCTGCTGGTACCAGCAATGGATTCAGGATCTTCAACTGCGAGCCTTTCAAGGAAACTTTCAGGAGGGACCTTAAGAGCGGCGGGTTCGGGATCGTCGAGATGCTGTTTCGTTGCAACATCCTTGCTCTTGTAGGCGGGGGCTCCAATGTGCAGTATCCGCCGAACAAGGTGATGATCTGGGATGATCATCAGAGCCGCTGCATTGGAGAGTTTGCCTTCCGCTCTGATGTCCGGGCTGTAAAATTGGCAAAGGACTACATTGTGATTGTCCTCGAGCGGAAGATATATGTCTACAACTTCACCGATTTGAAGCTGCTCTACCAGATTGACACTCTGTCAAATCCCAAAGGACTTTGCTGCCTCTCCCATCATTCCAATACTTCAGTTTTAGCATGCCCTGGAGTGCACCAGGGGCATGTTCGGGTGGAGCATTTCGGGCTGAAGATGACAAAGACAATCCCAGCTCATGATTCAAACATCTCTTGCATGGCACTGACAATGGATGGTCTCCTATTGGCAACTGCGAGCACGAAGGGCACTTTGATCAGAATATTCAACACAATGGATGGCACTCGCCTACAAGAG GTACGCAGAGGACTTGACAAAGCTGAAATATATAGCATTGCGCTGTCGCCCAATGTTCAGTGGTTGGCAGTGTCCAGCGACAAAGGAACTGTTCATATTTTCTCTCTGAGAGTCAGAGTTGCTGGGGAGGATTCAAGCAATGAGCAACACACTCTTGAAGGTCCACGGATGGACCACCAGAACTCTTCCAGTTCTATTGATCCTCTTATTCAGACGAACACTGGGTCCAATGCGAGTTCATCACTGTCTTTCATGAGAG GGATCCTGCCAAAGTATTTCAGTTCAGAGTGGTCATTTGCTCAATTCCATCTACCTGAAGTCACACGCTACATAGTAGCATTTGGTGCACAGAACACCGTAATGATGGTTGGCCTGGATGGCAG CTTCTACAGGTGCAGCTTTGACCAAGTGAATGGAGGGCAGATGTTGCAGAAGGAATATTTCCGGTTTCTGAAGTCTGACAGCCCACCTTTCAGGACCTCAGCCAGCTGA